From Nocardioides daedukensis, the proteins below share one genomic window:
- a CDS encoding RrF2 family transcriptional regulator, with protein sequence MRVSAKSDYALRALIEMAIRTDHTPVSAEELGRLQEIPHGFLQAILADLRRSSIVVSQRGQSGGWRLSGEASEITVADVIRAVDGPLVSVYGLRPESVTYNERADVLQHVWIAARHSLRDVFETVTIAQLASGTLPEAVTSRTADEDAWRSH encoded by the coding sequence ATGCGCGTCTCCGCCAAGTCCGACTACGCCTTGCGAGCACTCATCGAAATGGCGATCCGAACCGACCACACGCCGGTCAGTGCGGAGGAGCTCGGACGGCTCCAGGAGATCCCGCACGGCTTCCTGCAGGCGATCCTGGCGGACCTGCGACGCTCCAGCATCGTGGTCTCCCAGCGTGGCCAGTCCGGCGGTTGGCGACTGAGCGGCGAGGCCAGCGAGATCACCGTCGCCGACGTGATCAGGGCCGTGGACGGCCCCCTGGTCTCGGTCTATGGCCTGCGGCCCGAGTCGGTGACCTACAACGAGCGCGCCGACGTGCTCCAGCACGTCTGGATCGCGGCGAGGCACTCGCTGCGCGACGTCTTCGAGACGGTCACCATCGCCCAGCTGGCCTCCGGCACCCTGCCGGAAGCGGTCACCTCGCGGACCGCGGACGAGGACGCCTGGCGCTCGCACTGA
- a CDS encoding acyl-CoA dehydrogenase C-terminal domain-containing protein, translated as MSHYKSNLRDIEFNLFEVLGRDEILGQGPFADVDTDTAKTILAEVDRLAREELAESYVDSDRNPPVFDPATNSAPLPESFKKSYKAWMDAEYWRLQIREELGGTPAPSSLNWAIGEMVLGSNAPLHMYAAGAPFAGVVYNNGNERDRKVAQFMVERQWGCTMVLTEPDAGSDVGAGRAKAVPNEDGSWNITGVKRFITSATNDMTENVMHLVLARPEGVEGAGGPGTKGLSLFWMPEHHFDHETGELTGERNGVYVTNVEHKMGIKVSNTCEVTFGDPQVGGGEAAQGWLLGEVHNGIAQMFDVIENARMMVGTKAIATLSTGYLNALEYAKERVQGADLTQSADKTAPRVTITHHPDVRRSLMTQKAFAEGMRALVLYTASWQDKVMIAEANGESDTKDAKLAAAVNDLLLPIVKGYGSERSWVLLGTESLQTFGGSGFLQEYPIEQYVRDAKIDTLYEGTTAIQGQDFFFRKIVKDQGRALGHLAAEIESFIAGDDSADNGGCLKVERELLAKGLEDANAMVGTMINDLMSADASSEGGDLRNIYKVGLNTSRLLMALGDVVCGWLLLKGAEVALGKLAGEVSEKDRNFYEGKVAAAQFFAQNNLPKLSAERVLTENVDLSIMDLDEAAF; from the coding sequence GTGAGCCACTACAAGAGCAACCTCCGCGACATCGAGTTCAACCTCTTCGAGGTCCTCGGCCGTGACGAGATCCTGGGCCAGGGCCCGTTCGCCGATGTCGACACCGACACCGCGAAGACGATCCTTGCCGAGGTGGACCGCCTCGCCCGCGAGGAGCTGGCCGAGTCCTACGTCGACTCCGACCGCAACCCGCCGGTCTTCGACCCCGCGACGAACTCCGCGCCGCTGCCCGAGTCGTTCAAGAAGTCCTACAAGGCCTGGATGGACGCCGAGTACTGGCGTCTCCAGATCCGCGAGGAGCTCGGTGGCACCCCCGCCCCGTCCAGCCTGAACTGGGCGATCGGCGAGATGGTGCTCGGCTCCAACGCACCCCTGCACATGTACGCCGCGGGCGCGCCGTTCGCCGGAGTCGTCTACAACAACGGCAACGAGCGTGACCGCAAGGTCGCCCAGTTCATGGTCGAGCGCCAGTGGGGCTGCACTATGGTCCTCACCGAGCCCGACGCCGGTTCCGACGTCGGCGCCGGCCGCGCCAAGGCAGTCCCCAACGAGGACGGCTCCTGGAACATCACCGGCGTGAAGCGCTTCATCACCTCGGCCACCAACGACATGACCGAGAACGTCATGCACCTGGTCCTCGCCCGCCCCGAGGGCGTCGAGGGTGCCGGCGGTCCGGGCACCAAGGGCCTCTCGCTCTTCTGGATGCCCGAGCACCACTTCGACCACGAGACCGGTGAGCTGACCGGCGAGCGCAACGGCGTCTACGTCACCAACGTCGAGCACAAGATGGGCATCAAGGTCTCCAACACCTGCGAGGTCACCTTCGGCGACCCGCAGGTCGGCGGCGGCGAGGCTGCCCAGGGTTGGCTGCTCGGCGAGGTGCACAACGGCATCGCCCAGATGTTCGACGTCATCGAGAACGCCCGGATGATGGTCGGCACCAAGGCCATCGCAACCCTCTCGACCGGCTACCTCAACGCCCTCGAATATGCCAAGGAGCGCGTCCAGGGCGCCGACCTCACCCAGTCGGCCGACAAGACCGCCCCGCGCGTCACGATCACGCACCACCCCGACGTACGCCGCTCGCTGATGACCCAGAAGGCGTTCGCCGAGGGCATGCGCGCGCTGGTCCTCTACACCGCCTCCTGGCAGGACAAGGTGATGATCGCCGAGGCCAACGGCGAGAGCGACACCAAGGACGCCAAGCTGGCCGCCGCGGTCAACGACCTGCTGCTCCCGATCGTCAAGGGCTACGGCTCGGAGCGCTCGTGGGTGCTGCTTGGCACCGAGTCGCTGCAGACCTTCGGCGGTTCGGGCTTCCTGCAGGAATACCCGATCGAGCAGTACGTCCGCGACGCCAAGATCGACACCCTCTACGAGGGCACCACCGCGATCCAGGGCCAGGACTTCTTCTTCCGCAAGATCGTCAAGGACCAGGGCCGCGCCCTGGGCCACCTGGCCGCCGAGATCGAGTCCTTCATCGCCGGTGACGACTCCGCCGACAACGGCGGTTGTCTCAAGGTCGAGCGCGAGCTGCTCGCCAAGGGCCTCGAGGACGCGAACGCGATGGTCGGCACGATGATCAACGACCTGATGTCCGCGGATGCCTCCTCCGAGGGCGGCGACCTGCGCAACATCTACAAGGTCGGCCTGAACACCAGCCGCCTGCTGATGGCGCTGGGCGACGTGGTCTGCGGTTGGCTGCTCCTCAAGGGTGCCGAGGTTGCCCTGGGCAAGCTGGCCGGCGAGGTCAGCGAGAAGGACCGCAACTTCTACGAGGGCAAGGTCGCCGCGGCCCAGTTCTTCGCGCAGAACAACCTGCCGAAGCTCTCCGCCGAGCGCGTCCTGACCGAGAACGTCGACCTGTCCATCATGGACCTCGACGAGGCCGCGTTCTGA
- a CDS encoding ABC transporter ATP-binding protein — translation MTEGTERLVADQVTLAYGDRVVVDDLSVRIPDAQVTVIVGPNACGKSTLLRGMGRLLRPRSGAVLLDGEAIHRQSTRQVARTLGLLPQSPVAPDGVTVVDLVGRGRHPHQGMLRRWSAEDERVVAEALAVTGTTELAERGVDELSGGQRQRVWVAMALAQGTDLLLLDEPTTYLDVAHQIEMLDLLTDLNRRSGTTIVMVLHELNLAARYADHLIAMSDGKILAQGKPVEVITEETIHDVFGLECRVIPDPVSHTPLVVPMGRHHS, via the coding sequence ATGACCGAAGGCACCGAACGACTCGTCGCCGACCAAGTGACGCTGGCCTATGGCGACCGCGTGGTCGTCGACGACCTGAGCGTGCGGATCCCCGACGCGCAGGTGACCGTGATCGTGGGACCCAACGCCTGTGGCAAGTCGACCCTGCTGCGAGGCATGGGCAGGTTGTTGCGCCCGCGCTCCGGCGCGGTGCTCCTCGACGGGGAGGCGATCCACCGGCAGTCCACCCGTCAGGTGGCCAGGACGCTCGGGTTGCTGCCGCAGAGCCCGGTCGCACCGGACGGCGTGACGGTCGTGGACCTGGTCGGTCGGGGTCGCCACCCGCACCAGGGCATGCTCCGGCGGTGGAGCGCCGAGGATGAGCGCGTCGTCGCCGAGGCCCTGGCCGTCACCGGGACCACGGAGCTGGCCGAGCGCGGCGTCGACGAGCTCTCGGGGGGACAGCGGCAGCGGGTGTGGGTCGCGATGGCGCTGGCCCAGGGCACGGACCTGCTTCTGCTCGACGAACCGACGACCTATCTCGACGTCGCCCACCAGATCGAGATGCTCGACCTGCTCACCGACCTCAACCGCCGTTCGGGTACGACGATCGTGATGGTGCTGCACGAGCTGAACCTGGCGGCGCGCTATGCCGACCACCTGATCGCGATGTCTGACGGCAAGATCCTGGCCCAGGGCAAGCCGGTGGAGGTGATCACCGAGGAGACCATCCACGACGTGTTCGGCCTCGAGTGTCGGGTGATCCCCGACCCTGTCTCGCACACGCCGCTGGTGGTGCCGATGGGCCGGCACCACTCCTGA
- a CDS encoding FecCD family ABC transporter permease, translating to MTAPLDHVVGAVHADVDAVRRARRGPRRRHRLVVLGLGVLTLVALAVNLLLGDYTYTVPDFFAILFGKQVPVATFLLMESKLPRALLALLIGLSLGSAGAIFQTTLRNPLASPDVIGVTAGASAFGVIGVLVLGLQGPAVAACAVVGALATSALVRLVGGRAGGFRLILVGVGVAAALMSVVQHVLARAAIHQAQVALQWLSGSVSNTDWPTVRMLALAMLVLMPLLIIGTKGLRATELGDDTAVGLGESGRRVDQLLVIAVLLVAFATAAAGPVAFVAFMAGPTARALNGGRSTILGAALVGALLVLSADFAGNNLIGDVHMPVGVITGALGAPFLLWLLARGATGGRPG from the coding sequence ATGACGGCACCCCTCGACCACGTCGTCGGCGCAGTCCACGCGGACGTCGACGCCGTACGACGTGCCCGCCGCGGTCCGCGTCGCCGCCACCGCCTCGTGGTGCTCGGCCTCGGCGTCCTGACTCTCGTCGCGCTCGCGGTGAACCTGCTGCTGGGCGACTACACCTACACCGTCCCCGACTTCTTCGCGATCCTGTTCGGCAAGCAGGTGCCGGTGGCGACCTTCCTGCTCATGGAGTCCAAGCTGCCGCGGGCCCTGCTCGCCCTGCTGATCGGGCTCAGCCTCGGCTCGGCCGGCGCGATCTTCCAGACCACCTTGCGCAACCCGCTGGCCAGCCCGGACGTGATCGGCGTGACCGCGGGGGCCAGTGCGTTCGGCGTGATCGGGGTCCTGGTCCTCGGCCTCCAGGGGCCCGCCGTGGCCGCGTGCGCCGTGGTCGGCGCGCTCGCCACCTCGGCACTCGTGCGCCTGGTCGGCGGCCGGGCCGGAGGCTTCAGGCTGATCCTGGTCGGGGTCGGCGTGGCCGCGGCACTGATGTCCGTCGTACAACATGTCCTGGCCCGGGCCGCGATCCACCAGGCCCAGGTCGCCCTGCAATGGCTCTCGGGCAGCGTCAGCAACACCGACTGGCCGACCGTGCGGATGCTGGCCCTGGCGATGCTCGTGCTGATGCCGTTGCTGATCATCGGCACCAAGGGCCTGCGCGCCACCGAGCTCGGCGACGACACCGCCGTCGGCCTGGGAGAGTCCGGTCGCCGCGTCGACCAGCTGCTGGTGATCGCGGTGCTCCTGGTCGCCTTCGCCACGGCCGCGGCAGGACCGGTCGCCTTCGTCGCGTTCATGGCCGGGCCCACCGCGCGAGCCCTCAACGGCGGACGCAGCACGATCCTCGGTGCCGCTCTGGTCGGGGCCCTGCTCGTGCTCTCGGCCGACTTCGCCGGGAACAATCTGATCGGTGACGTCCACATGCCCGTGGGTGTCATCACCGGCGCCCTCGGGGCGCCCTTCCTCCTCTGGCTGCTGGCCAGGGGCGCAACCGGGGGGAGACCGGGATGA
- a CDS encoding iron ABC transporter permease, which produces MERVSADAGASRNLGVGVLVLLLALVTVCIGSLLIGSTSVSPAALLDPDHADRAVIIKRWDRTLLGLLVGAAFALAGACMQGLTRNPLADPGLLGVNAGASFGIVTAIAWLGASSALSYLWFGLLGAAVATVVVHLVASFGRLGATPAKLAVAGAALSAGVGSWTTAVLLTDQGTFDQIRRWQVGSVAGRPDEVLMTCLPFLAVGGLIALASIRILNALALGEDLARGLGRRTARDRLLVGAAIVLLAGAGTAVAGPIAFIGLIVPHLVRALVGPDYSRVLPFSLGYGAVLVVASDTVGRVVLPPGEVPVGVMATVIGVPVFLWLVARRRMGGL; this is translated from the coding sequence GTGGAGCGAGTCTCCGCGGACGCCGGTGCGTCGCGCAATCTCGGGGTCGGCGTCCTGGTCCTGCTCCTCGCCCTGGTCACCGTCTGCATCGGCTCACTGCTGATCGGCTCGACGTCGGTCTCACCCGCCGCACTCCTGGATCCCGACCACGCTGACCGGGCCGTGATCATCAAGCGGTGGGACCGCACCCTGCTCGGCCTCCTGGTCGGCGCCGCCTTCGCGCTCGCCGGCGCCTGCATGCAGGGACTCACCCGCAACCCCCTGGCAGATCCCGGCCTCCTCGGCGTCAACGCCGGTGCCAGCTTCGGGATCGTGACGGCGATCGCCTGGCTCGGTGCATCCAGCGCGCTCTCCTATCTCTGGTTCGGCCTCCTCGGTGCCGCCGTGGCCACCGTCGTGGTCCACCTCGTGGCGAGCTTCGGCCGCCTCGGCGCCACACCCGCCAAGCTGGCCGTGGCCGGGGCCGCGCTCAGCGCCGGCGTCGGCAGCTGGACCACCGCCGTCCTGCTCACCGACCAGGGCACCTTCGACCAGATCCGACGCTGGCAGGTCGGCTCGGTGGCCGGGCGCCCGGACGAGGTGCTGATGACGTGCCTGCCGTTCCTGGCCGTCGGCGGGCTGATCGCCCTGGCCTCGATCCGGATCCTCAACGCCCTGGCGCTCGGTGAGGACCTGGCGCGCGGACTGGGACGACGTACCGCCCGGGATCGTCTCCTGGTCGGCGCCGCCATCGTGCTGCTCGCCGGTGCCGGCACGGCCGTGGCCGGCCCGATCGCCTTCATCGGCCTGATCGTCCCGCACCTGGTGCGGGCCCTGGTCGGACCTGACTATTCGCGGGTGCTGCCGTTCAGCCTGGGCTACGGCGCGGTGCTGGTGGTGGCCTCGGACACCGTCGGTCGGGTCGTGCTCCCCCCGGGTGAGGTCCCGGTCGGCGTGATGGCCACGGTGATCGGGGTTCCCGTCTTCCTCTGGCTGGTCGCACGTCGCCGGATGGGTGGCCTGTGA
- a CDS encoding ABC transporter substrate-binding protein yields the protein MIRIPRLAALPAAALLVLGALAGCSTGSADGEAKTGSTSTKAEKGAFPVTVKTALGEATIESEPKRVVTMGYSDADVAISLGVVPVAAEKISWGGTAEGSTPWFDDALAEIEGAEKPKRLDTTEDIPVNDIIKLSPDLVLGTNSGIDQADFDKLTDAGIPVVVYPNAMWTTTWQESLELAGKALGRPTLAKEVAAETTKTLEDTAAKFPQLEGKSFTFGMVDPTDLSTISFYSPEDNRPRILRELGMVDAAFVTKNSKKGEFYFDISAERAADVDADVFLTYATSEKDIETIGSDPLVGSVPAIKANQWFASTKDMDSLGLSSPSPLSLPYSMKHYIPSVAAAADGDGSR from the coding sequence ATGATTCGCATCCCTCGGCTCGCAGCCCTGCCCGCGGCCGCCCTCCTGGTCCTCGGCGCACTCGCCGGATGCAGCACCGGCTCCGCCGACGGCGAGGCCAAGACAGGAAGCACGAGCACCAAGGCCGAGAAGGGCGCGTTCCCAGTGACGGTCAAGACCGCCCTCGGTGAAGCCACCATCGAGTCCGAGCCGAAGCGCGTGGTCACGATGGGCTATTCCGACGCCGACGTCGCGATCTCGCTCGGCGTCGTGCCGGTCGCAGCGGAGAAGATCAGCTGGGGCGGCACCGCGGAGGGCTCGACCCCCTGGTTCGACGACGCCCTGGCAGAGATCGAGGGTGCCGAGAAGCCGAAGCGCCTCGACACCACCGAGGACATCCCGGTCAACGACATCATCAAGCTCTCGCCCGACCTGGTCCTGGGCACCAACTCAGGTATCGATCAGGCCGACTTCGACAAGCTGACCGACGCGGGCATCCCCGTCGTGGTCTACCCGAACGCCATGTGGACCACCACCTGGCAGGAGTCGCTCGAGCTGGCCGGCAAGGCCCTGGGGCGTCCGACGCTGGCCAAGGAGGTCGCCGCGGAGACCACGAAGACCCTCGAGGACACCGCCGCGAAGTTCCCCCAGCTCGAGGGCAAGTCGTTCACCTTCGGGATGGTCGACCCGACCGACCTGTCGACGATCTCGTTCTACTCACCCGAGGACAACCGCCCCCGCATCCTGCGCGAGCTGGGCATGGTCGACGCGGCGTTCGTGACCAAGAACAGCAAGAAGGGCGAGTTCTACTTCGACATCTCCGCCGAGCGTGCGGCTGACGTCGACGCCGACGTGTTCCTGACCTATGCCACCAGCGAGAAGGACATCGAGACGATCGGCTCCGACCCGCTGGTGGGCTCGGTGCCCGCGATCAAGGCCAACCAGTGGTTCGCCTCCACCAAGGACATGGACTCGCTGGGCCTCTCCTCGCCCTCGCCGTTGTCCCTGCCCTACTCGATGAAGCACTACATCCCCAGTGTCGCGGCCGCGGCCGACGGTGACGGTTCACGCTGA
- a CDS encoding protein kinase domain-containing protein — translation MTVVIRLPGAGERFGRYQLVSKLGQGGMGVVYAARDTSLGRDVALKLVAPQHASDEGFRLRFSHEAATLARLESPHIVRIYDYGEQDGVLFLVTQLVEGGDLSALIRRTGPLSPGQAVGVVVQVLEGLVDAHAVNVVHRDVKPANVLLRGSGSDLEAFLCDFGIATVPGAELSRTGTLAGSLPYMAPERHQGVEAGAGGDVYAAGCLLWFALTGAAPYAGTDVEMAMAHLQAPIRQLPGKDKFSSAMNEVLRVAMAKDPRKRYPSAMAMLTDLLKVGALAPDAVALPGNTSLRQELNLGVSRRRRYLPAAVAALATAGVLVSTLLVGGAIGGPSEDPTRSGALSLPTGASGTGGDVLGSDDVKLREDPTQDEPGGSRNEGAAPGGDVGDTVQGGEGGAPGEPTTTLRPGTKKSAGTTRSSAPKPRTSSSASRAPATTAPPPKPITCWNGVKAYRIADCPRPTGRKGATWIFPVLGRMTCRKVSFGNAAEAWRCPYGKSNHITVARWHNRDRAVSYYRNYITINYHREAWTVDGVTRGSRFMGRRKASGNVRYTNVKMYSALPWTVSVDASSTDARSNGIKKVGGTRRPEYLKGRPTG, via the coding sequence GTGACCGTTGTGATCAGGCTGCCAGGCGCCGGCGAGCGCTTCGGTCGCTACCAGCTCGTCAGCAAGCTCGGGCAGGGTGGCATGGGAGTCGTCTATGCGGCTCGCGACACCTCGCTCGGCCGTGACGTCGCGTTGAAGTTGGTCGCCCCGCAGCACGCCTCCGACGAGGGCTTCCGGCTCCGGTTCAGCCACGAGGCCGCGACCCTGGCCAGGCTCGAGTCCCCGCACATCGTTCGCATCTATGACTACGGCGAGCAGGACGGCGTGCTCTTCCTGGTCACCCAGCTGGTCGAGGGCGGAGACCTGTCCGCGCTGATCCGGCGTACCGGCCCGCTCTCGCCGGGCCAAGCCGTCGGCGTCGTGGTCCAGGTCCTCGAGGGACTGGTGGACGCGCACGCGGTCAACGTCGTGCACCGCGACGTGAAGCCCGCCAACGTCCTGCTCCGTGGCAGTGGCTCCGACCTCGAGGCGTTCCTGTGTGACTTCGGCATCGCCACGGTTCCGGGTGCGGAGCTCTCCCGCACCGGCACCCTGGCCGGCAGCCTTCCCTACATGGCCCCGGAGCGACACCAGGGAGTCGAGGCGGGCGCGGGCGGAGACGTCTATGCCGCCGGCTGCCTGCTCTGGTTCGCGCTCACCGGTGCGGCGCCCTATGCCGGCACCGATGTCGAGATGGCGATGGCCCACCTGCAGGCCCCGATCCGGCAGCTGCCCGGCAAGGACAAGTTCAGCTCCGCGATGAACGAGGTGCTCCGGGTCGCGATGGCCAAGGACCCTCGCAAGCGCTACCCCAGCGCCATGGCGATGCTGACCGACCTGCTCAAGGTGGGTGCCCTCGCCCCGGATGCCGTGGCCCTGCCCGGCAACACCTCGCTGCGCCAAGAGCTCAACCTGGGCGTCTCCCGTCGACGCCGCTACCTGCCTGCCGCGGTCGCCGCCCTGGCCACCGCGGGCGTGCTGGTCAGCACCCTGCTCGTCGGTGGGGCCATCGGTGGCCCGAGCGAGGACCCCACCCGCTCCGGTGCGCTCAGCCTGCCGACGGGTGCCTCCGGCACCGGGGGCGATGTGCTCGGCTCCGACGACGTCAAGCTGCGCGAGGATCCGACCCAGGACGAGCCGGGTGGCTCGCGCAACGAGGGTGCGGCGCCGGGCGGAGATGTCGGGGACACCGTGCAGGGCGGTGAGGGCGGGGCTCCCGGCGAGCCGACGACCACGCTCAGGCCGGGGACGAAGAAGAGTGCCGGGACCACGCGGAGCTCCGCGCCGAAGCCCCGCACCAGCTCGTCGGCCAGCCGCGCGCCTGCGACGACCGCGCCTCCCCCCAAGCCGATCACCTGCTGGAACGGCGTGAAGGCCTATCGGATCGCGGACTGCCCCCGACCCACCGGCAGGAAGGGTGCGACCTGGATCTTCCCGGTCCTGGGCCGGATGACCTGCCGCAAGGTCTCGTTCGGGAACGCGGCCGAGGCCTGGCGGTGCCCCTATGGCAAGTCCAATCACATCACGGTGGCCCGTTGGCACAACCGGGACCGGGCGGTCTCCTACTACCGCAACTACATCACCATCAACTACCACCGCGAGGCCTGGACGGTCGACGGCGTCACCAGGGGCTCGCGGTTCATGGGCCGGCGGAAGGCAAGCGGCAACGTCCGCTACACAAACGTGAAGATGTACTCCGCGCTCCCGTGGACGGTCTCGGTCGACGCGAGCTCCACCGACGCACGATCCAACGGCATCAAGAAGGTCGGTGGGACGCGGCGACCGGAATACCTCAAGGGGCGTCCCACCGGGTGA